A window of the Brumimicrobium sp. genome harbors these coding sequences:
- a CDS encoding transglutaminase-like domain-containing protein produces MRDTFLYDPYHLDLRPNALRSSVISHKSRAWCVEKSIMLATGLRALGIPSKLGYGIVVNHIGVERLTKELRRPEIVFHGYVSAYLDDKWVKTTPAFDKKVCRISKVAPLDWDGEHDALLQAYQGENKFMEYTHFYGEFDDVPIQLMNDEMKKYYPHLFENTYNSKSFSFFHI; encoded by the coding sequence ATTAGAGATACTTTCTTATACGATCCATACCATTTAGATTTGCGTCCCAATGCGCTTAGGTCGAGTGTGATATCACATAAATCTCGTGCTTGGTGTGTTGAAAAATCTATTATGTTGGCAACTGGCTTGAGAGCTCTGGGAATCCCTAGTAAACTTGGTTATGGTATTGTCGTCAATCATATTGGTGTTGAACGACTTACCAAGGAGTTACGTCGCCCTGAGATAGTTTTTCATGGCTATGTTTCAGCATATCTCGATGATAAGTGGGTGAAAACAACTCCTGCATTTGATAAAAAGGTATGCCGAATTTCTAAGGTAGCTCCACTCGATTGGGATGGAGAGCACGATGCACTTTTACAAGCATATCAAGGGGAAAATAAATTTATGGAATATACACATTTTTATGGAGAATTTGATGATGTACCTATTCAACTAATGAATGATGAAATGAAAAAGTATTATCCTCACTTATTTGAAAACACATATAATTCCAAAAGTTTTTCTTTCTTTCATATATAG